In a genomic window of Bacillus rossius redtenbacheri isolate Brsri chromosome 4 unlocalized genomic scaffold, Brsri_v3 Brsri_v3_scf4_2, whole genome shotgun sequence:
- the LOC134542313 gene encoding uncharacterized protein LOC134542313 isoform X4 — protein sequence MSQISSLVVIFSALSSDPVEDGEDRDPMEEPLTDGWWFGPPVTSVNFFMKALRFAAEEEALLREFSRIDTDSVHDESSEDECQNESLPEKVVPSAQPPAARRAPRAGRSEEAVCRSAGAGGKDVCAEAGSPGCAPSEEHDGERPFENDGL from the exons ATGTCCCAAATCTCCAGTCTCGTGGTTATTTTTTCAGCACTTTCGT CTGATCCCGTGGAAGACGGCGAAGACAGGGACCCGATGGAAGAACCGCTTACGGACGGATGGTGGTTTGGTCCTCCCGTCACATCAGTCAACTTCTTCATGAAGGCTCTTCGTTTCGCGGCCGAAGAAGAGGCCCTTCTGCGGGAGTTTTCTCGGATTGACACCGACAGCGTGCATGATGAAAGCAGTGAAGATGAGTGCCAGAATGAATCATTGCCTGAAAAAGTTGTACCG AGTGCACAGCCGCCTGCCGCGCGCCGCGCCCCTCGGGCCGGGAGAAGCGAGGAGGCGGTGTGCCGCTCCGCTGGGGCTGGCGGCAAGGATGTCTGCGCGGAGGCCGGCAGCCCTGGCTGCGCGCCGTCGGAGGAACACGACGGAGAACGCCCGTTCGAGAACGACGG
- the LOC134542313 gene encoding uncharacterized protein LOC134542313 isoform X3, which yields MSQISSLVVIFSALSCFNCSPADPVEDGEDRDPMEEPLTDGWWFGPPVTSVNFFMKALRFAAEEEALLREFSRIDTDSVHDESSEDECQNESLPEKVVPSAQPPAARRAPRAGRSEEAVCRSAGAGGKDVCAEAGSPGCAPSEEHDGERPFENDGL from the exons ATGTCCCAAATCTCCAGTCTCGTGGTTATTTTTTCAGCACTTTCGT GTTTCAACTGCTCCCCAGCTGATCCCGTGGAAGACGGCGAAGACAGGGACCCGATGGAAGAACCGCTTACGGACGGATGGTGGTTTGGTCCTCCCGTCACATCAGTCAACTTCTTCATGAAGGCTCTTCGTTTCGCGGCCGAAGAAGAGGCCCTTCTGCGGGAGTTTTCTCGGATTGACACCGACAGCGTGCATGATGAAAGCAGTGAAGATGAGTGCCAGAATGAATCATTGCCTGAAAAAGTTGTACCG AGTGCACAGCCGCCTGCCGCGCGCCGCGCCCCTCGGGCCGGGAGAAGCGAGGAGGCGGTGTGCCGCTCCGCTGGGGCTGGCGGCAAGGATGTCTGCGCGGAGGCCGGCAGCCCTGGCTGCGCGCCGTCGGAGGAACACGACGGAGAACGCCCGTTCGAGAACGACGG